cttTCTCACAAACCTGGATCCACCCCTGTATAACAGCTTTCTATGTTCCGTAAACGTGGATTACTATTAGCCCTTTTCAAAGAAGATTGTGGATGGGGGAGCCGCTGGAAAGGTTAAAGTCTTTGCTGGTCTAAGTCAGATCACATCATTCTCCGTATTTGTATTGCTCATTCTAAGTTTTCTTTCTCGTGTTTTCTAGTGAGAGTGGGGCGAGCCCCTTAGCAGTGCAACCAGTCGCTTGACGAGCAAACAGAATTTTGTCCGAAGACTCTTCCTTGGAAGCAGCAATTAACGATTTCTTATGTACCGAATTTGAATTCCCACAAGACGTAATATGCAGCAACTACGAACCCAAGTTTGGACTCTCTGTGAGCAGTCCGAACCCCAGAGCCTCGATGAACTCGTCAGAAGCCTTGACATCCCAAGATGCATTGCAGGGGCCAAGTCCGAGCCCCTGCATTGGACAACATTGGACGAACTGGACGGTTGGCCTATTTGACACATGTAAGTAGCCAACACCACTCCATAAGGACAACCTCGAAGGACACTTGTCCCACCCAACTAAAAAAATTTACCCTTGGCTAAGGTACTGTCAGGTATTTGTAGGGTATTCTGAGGTAAATGAGGGGGTTATTTGGCCCAATTTGACTTGGCCAAGTTATCCCCTCATTTACCCTACAATACCGTACAAATATCTTGCAGTACCTTGGCCAAGGGTAAATTTTTTTTAAGTAGGGCAAATTGGTACATTTATAGCTTTCATTCATGctaacctctgtaatcaggacacctgtaTATAAATGACAGCACCTgaacgtacatgtataggcctatcatATACTCGTGGACTTAAATGAATGACATCATCAGATTGACGTAAATTCATGACATTTAGTGATATCAATTATCCACAGCCCGACCCAATTCTGATTAAGCCTTTGTTTGTGATTTATGATTTACAAATATCTCGTTGATTGCTGACATGGATGGTGGAATGTTGCCAGTATTGCACCACCAAGATCAATACCGTGCAATCCTGCTGACCCAGGTTGGGTCTTGCAATGTATATCGGAACATAGTAGCTATTTCCAGGCACTGAGCTTGCTGACTAGGCTATTGCAAAACTATTGCATCATTAGTTGAATATCTTCTGCCAAACTAAACTAAAACTTCACACATTATTCCTCGAACTTTCTGGGTGTTGATATCACAGACAGTTCGGGGTTACTGCATCATTTgggatatttaaaaaaaatttatattGATTTGATAACGTTCAGGTCTTTTGATTTGCAAACACGAAATTCACATAGTGGATTACATAGGATAGGATAGTGGATTACATAGAATAGGATAGGACATTCAgtgaaacaattttttttcaaaacatgaagaTTCACATAATCATAGTGGGTTACATAGAATAGGACAAAACACTTTTTTCCGTCATTCTCTCAAATTGAAGATGAATTCTTGGACTTAGCATGGTAATAAACATatattattttaaaattattGGTAATTAAAATAATATTGACAATTATCAGCTGTTATCAACTTATTGTCATTTACAGCTAGTATGGATTAGGGAGTCAATCTGAATGTCGAGGTCTTTGTGaaacacaaaattcaaaaatgtCTGGGCAATTTTCTCTTTCTAGGTGGACCAGACGGCGCGTTGCAGTCGATCGACTCCAAGGTGACCTCTGAACTCAGCCCTTTTGATGTCGCAACGATTGATTCATCGGAATTGGACCTTTTTGCCGCACTGCCACCTGGTGGCGACTGCACAGACCTCGCTGAGCTATCATCTCCGACGGACAGCGAGGGAGATTTCTTCAACAGTAGTTACATGGAAATCTTCACCGATTTGAGCGATATTATGAAAATGGTGAGTTGTTTGTCCTAATTCGTGTTCACGATCAACAATGACGACATGTTGTTAAACCTGTCGAGGTTTTCCCCGGGGTTTCTCAAGGTCGGGTGGTACCCTTGGTATTCATGTTGGCATTGTGAAAGGTAGGGTGGCCAACAatttaaggtagggtggctctataGAGGGTGATAAGCTGCTTCTCATGTTgaacaaaattttcaaattttgagttcaattttcaaatcttttgaaCAAACAAAATAGGCCTTTAAAGGAATATTTCCGTGGCAGGGAAAATACGTTTCTTGATTAAATTTGTTTCTTTAATTTCTGCCAAATTCTTCTCTCTCCCCTAGGCTGATACAGAACTCACCGTGGAACCGGTCATCCAGTTGGACGCGACCGTCAAAGAGGGTGCGACCGTACAGGAGAACACTATCACGACGTCCACGTCCAAGAGAGGCAGGAAGAGGAAGGCAGCAGCTGCAACCAGTGCGACCATCGTCACTGGAGAAGACCACCGCTACAGTTCCAAACGATCGATGCCAGATTACATCCAGGCGTCAACAAGCGTGTCGGACCTCATCGACATTGAATCCCCTGCCGAAGACGAGGAGGAAACCATCTCTCCCGTCGATAAGAAAAAAACGAAGTATAAGGAAAGGCGACGAAAGAACAACATCGCGTCGCAGAAATCCCGCCAGACGCGCAAGAAAAAGAACAGCGCTTTAGAGCAGCAGGCGGAGGATTTAGAGATTGAGAACGTGGCTATGAGGGCAAAGATCTCAGAGGCAGAGGCCCTCACCAAGGAGTTGAAGGAACTCTTGGTTACTCAGTTAGCTGGAGGGAAGAAGTAAGCCTGTTGTTGTGTTGGCATAACAGCTGGCGACGTAAAAGATGCAACATTTCCTATCTATCAACTTCACAAATTGGGCATTGAAAAATACATCTCGTAACGGCGGGCCGACTCTGATCGTTCCTAGGCCTCATGAGCTCCGCTCCACCGTATATGGGTACGCGTGTGGTGACGGCTGGGAATGTAGTTTGCTCTTTTTAACGAGTTGTCTAATCTGTGAGCAGTTAGATGTGTAAAATGCTACATTTTTAACCCTTTACGGACCACTGCTTTATATCATGCAAACCACTTGAGGCCTGATATTGTGTGGTCTTTGAAGGGGCCATTCAATTTTCCAAGGAGGAAAGGGGGTATGTTGCAAATATAGCTAGTTGGGGGGGAGGGAGAGGGGAAAGGGGAGCTATAGTAGTTGGGCGTTATCTGTAAAACCACAGCATCTTTACTATTCGTTAGTGTGTTGTCTTTCTTGCTATTTGAGATTACTAGCTGCTGGTTGTAAGAAAGCATGTTGGCTCACAACAGAACAGGTGGTCAGTAAGATGTATTTATATAGAAAACGTCATGCTGTGTGAGCTAATGTACTTCCTAACAACTATTAAGCCCTGGACTGTGGTCAGTAACCTTACATGCTACCCTAGGAGGATGTGTTTCCGATTGATTTAGGGGTTGGGGCGATTGGGTTGGCAGCCATGTTTTACATCCCATGATCTCTGCAGAAGATGGGAAACAAAGGGTTTCCCAATAAGTCTTGAACTTTCTTGTACATTTGTAATTCATGTAGTTAGATATACTTGTCACAAAATATTCAGGTTTAGAATGCTTTTTGATTGGATCCACAGTTAAACCATATATCATATATTCCAGAATCGGCCAGATATGttcaatttgaaaatgcatTTCCTGTTGctgtgttgccatggtaaccagcATAGGTGGGAAACACCAAGACAATGTTCATCGTCGGTAGGGGGTGTATAGTTGTCCCAAACTTTCTTGAAATCAACCTACTCTGTACTCATGTCAGCGAATTGCtgcagaaatttagtgtcagttCATCTTTAAGAAAGCTGCCTGAATGTTCTAATGTAGTCATAGTTGACATAGGCACAGTCTACAGAAATTTGAACACAATAGTATATATACCAAACCAACACAAATATCGCTGGTTCAATCATAGGAGATGACTCCTCTGGTAAGAGAATTGTATTTGTGGAAATAAATTGCGGGCAAGTACTTTTCAAAACGTTACTCTTTCTGGCTAAGAAAATAGTTTGTTGAAAAATGAGTACCAGTTGCATTCAAGAAAGTTTCAAGGGCTTTTTATTACATAGTTGGTTGTAAAATATTCTGTATTCCATTTAGTCTACATAATTATGTGAATTTACCCTTTTTGCTTCgaatgacgtgctatgcacgtcatgCCATATGTTCCGTCTGGTGCGGATGACGTGCATGGGACGTCATGAACTTATGAAATATTGACTCATCTGCACTAGGCTGTAGCCTGTAAACATTATTGTATGCACTTTGGGAACATGGCCACACTTTTGATTATTATTTGATCACTCAGGTAGATGTGACCTCAATTTAACACTGCTAGCCAAATGCCATGGCTCATTGCTGGGCTGTTCTGGCCAAAAATGGTTGACGCAACAAAATGTTGGCCTTCCTGCTTGCAGATCAAAATTTATTGAGAAAACAATGCATATAGTTATAATTTCTCATTTTGAGAGTATAAATTTTTCTATGAAAAAAGATTGGTGACGGTTGACATGTTATTTATTCAGGTTCGAACGGGTCAGTCTAGTGAGCAGAAAGCAGTTTATATTTGTATTGTGTAGAAAAATTAGATTTCTTGCCTAAAATTGCCGTagaattaaaaaataataccGCCATTCATATTTTCCTTATCTAGAAATGCCAGGTCAATCATTGATAGTTTTCTTTCCAATCTCTTTTGACGTGTCTCGAAAATATCGACTTTGTTTGACAGGTTTTGCTATTCAAAGTCGCGGGGCGTCATTCCACACCGTTTGGGAGTAGACAAGgggatgatgtcacaacatgcaCTGCGTCAAGACGCCAATTGTGACCTTTTGAAATCATTAATAACGGTTCCCATTCTTGCATAGATGTGGTTTTAAAACCGTAGATCAAAACTTTAAAACTTATCACACTTCAGTCTCGTTCAAAGTCTAGTTATTCTATATTTTGTACACTATCGTCTCGCATGCCCAGAAGTGATCAATgttttaaattcaaaatgaacttttctttttaccatgtttacaatgTTTATTGAAGAGAGAATAACTTTTagaatcatattttttttcaaatttttttgtgTATTGAGAAGGGGGGGTCCTGAACATTGGAAAAACTTGCATACATACTTAAAAAGTTTAGAGTGTTCAGGCTTTGAAACAATCTGGTATAATAAATCGTTTTTTTATTAATCTAAATGTTCTTGTGTGTCAATTCATGTGCCTCCATTCTGTTGTACCggaataatacatgtaatcatgttACTGTATATCTTTTGTTGTGTACATAAATAGCTCGTTGAACCTGTACAGTCACTATAATGTTATGTAAAGGATTCGAAGAGAAACATAAAAAGATGAATGAAATAATGCAGTGTTTCTGTCCTTCCTTTATTTACTGTGGAAACTTCTCTGAGCAGTCCATTCGATTGTAGTAGTGGTGTCAGTCAAACTTGCCCAGGCTAGGGGGTTTCCCTTTACAGATCTGTCGGTAGTGTTGGCCTTGAAATCAAGAGATCCCGAGTTCAAACCCCGGCAGGACCTTTTTCCTCTTGTTATTTCTGGCATCCACTGATGATTCATTTTAATGCTGGGTATATATTTGGATAATgtaatggccgggtctatttggcaagccgctcgccgaacaggcatccttttttgtcctgtttggagagccgcttgtcaaacagcactaaaaagccaccctgttcggccagcagggcttgccaaacaggtaaaaaatctaccctgtttggcgagctggagactttccaacacattagccaatcggagggctctccattcaggacaagaaaaagtcgctgtttggtaagccgggcttgccaaatagtcgcTTCCTAATGTAATACACTTTTATACATTTATCAGAAGAACaagttgtgaggacacaacCTTCCCAGATGGGGGAATTTCATTCCTAATAGCCAAGGCTTGGGGAATTTCCCTCATGATCAGATCAGTCAGTGAGTCAGTCGAGTGATGGCCTTGTTTTCGGGCAAACTTAGGAATTGTCAGTTATAACGGGAGTGCAGTCCGAATCCCAGACAAGGCCACGGCAGTGGTTGAATTGGAAGGTCTCCAGACCAGACAAAGTAGATCATTATTGCGGCAACTTGCTTTACGGGGATCCTTGCCTGGCAGGTATGGGCCTGAACACTGCACCTCCGAGTCCAAGTGGATTTGATTGGCATCTGCAGTCCAAACCCGTAAATCATGTTATTGACACACTACCCAGTAATATACGTAGAACATAAAGAGATAAGCGCGTCATTAGTGTGTCAGTGCCGAGTTGCACACAACATTCGAGttctgacgcgaagcaggacggatgtcaattgtgatatgGACTGTATGCCATTGCATTAACGCAGAGGAAAATACTAATAACAGAGACAACGATATTTGGcgttttctgtgattttttcatCATATATTCTTAAGAACAGTATACAATGGTATTTAGAATGGTACACAAACATGCCTCAAACAATCACacaacatttcattttataATTAACAACTAATCCAATTCACGTCCATAATATTTCACAATTAACAAGAGACAACGCTAACAGGTCCTAAAATGCATCGGgctgtattgtacgcgccggtcaccgatccaggttgaccgcgctcaacgttgcttaacttccactctggggccaacgcgccaaccactgggccataaaggaattccctcatggccggcgggttaagccgtgccatatataCCTTGGGGTACTATACACGGGCCATCATAAACTGTAAGCCCTGAAATATCGGCAGCCATTTTCTTGGCCGTTTCGTGAAATTGCAACTTCAGCACAATTTCAAGTTAGCGTTTTGATAACAACGCAGCAGTACCGTTACTTCGATTTTCTTTTCCACTGCTCTTTATTTGTGTGAAAAGTGCGAAAATAAAAGGCACGCGAATAATTCCTACTTTACAGTTTGTCCTCGAGCAAAACACCTTTACCCTACATTGCTATCTCTTTCGAATGAGTTGGCAGGTATATTGATAACCACACAACTGTAATTTGGttgagattttctttttggGAGCCATTGCTTTGTGCCAATATCTGTTAATGCAAAAAaataaaagccacagaaatcttagcaaacaaattgcaaaataaTCATAAACTGATTTGTGCATGCACTTCAAAGCAATTGTGTGGTAgatttacctcaaaatttaaaGCATACATCAATATGATGTCCAAGTGTCCCAGTTACCAGATGGACGCATGTTATTTTGGTAAATTTACCAATAAACGCAAATTTCGGCTGTTTTTTTGGTGACGCTGACATTACCATCGGCATCTTTCTAGCGCCATTGCATGGTAAGTGAAGTCGGAGGGGCCGCCTTGACTACACACGACATAGATAAGATTCTGGCAGCTGGTTatagggaactggaaccgccgagccatttattcaacttttcgactttcaccgcccaagAAAggcaaacttccaacttcctattcgagttcagatttgtagctccgcccccagtgcccgagcatgcgcacttcaatttgttattattgagaatcatgtgagaatcacgtgagaatcacgtgagaatcacgtgagaatcacgtgagaatcacgtgagaatcacgtgagtcatgcaatctttcattcatgagttttcgtagtaaattccatagtagtgacgtcactcaatgattgacagctaggcgccatgtttcattcatgcctcgttctgatcacccgatacgcgggaaatgaaaacgaggtcatacgaactggcttggcagtttcagttccctttaattgattctccaggatgATAGTGACCAGACAAAGAAGACTGGCGAGCTACAAAGCGACTGGTATACTTAACTTTAGCAGATTTACTGGTAAGTTTTTTAATTAAACCAACAGTTTTGGCAGCATGAAGCAATCAGTTACGTCTAAAGCAATACAGAATATAAATATAGACTGATATGAACTTGTTGACCCTCTCTGGCCTTCAAACTATACATATACTACATAAGAactaacatttcattttcaattggcgTCTTGTAGCCAGaagcctacgccgttcgttaaaattttgaatttgtaatctaatttgaatactttcaatagcattccgcgaagatgacgtcactgcagctgctgccctctatttccccatcgctgaattacaggcaatgtcggacaaacatgtggtttcgtaatggattcaggctttctaacttgggcagttagattcaatctggcacatgtccgagtgttggaaatactacataattgttctgaatatttctctctctgactctatggtatcattcatgctaaaaacaatgcagggtcaaagataattgactttgaaataagctcaaatgcgtagaaataagtgtcgatgtccgactgtcacgtgactaaaacgtcatcaatatcttatgcaaatgaccttgtgagctataaatagtaacttcgcggaatgctattgcgtaaaaacatactgaatataacttTCAGCCTTTCTGTAGACCGATATAcaaagtggatttctatttatcTGGACACAAGttattacgaacggtgtacccctttaaagggatgAAGAGATGAACTTGCGATATGGAAGAGACGAGCTACTATGACTCATTGACTGCACAACAACAATATACACACTGGAACCTCTCTGTGAAGGACACCATTGGGCATGAAAAATGATCAGCGAGGTGACCTGATTATTATAGAGGCCAACTTGAAAGGAAtttaaccaatttgggaccgaaattGGTGTCCTGAGCGGGTTGAAAATCAAGGTTTTATGTCAGGAAATTGTCATAAAATCTCTGTGGGTTAAAGGCCAACGTCAGTCGTTAAACATTCGAAATTtagaattaaatttgaaaacttcaaatTGTGTACTGAATATACATAAACACATAACTATGCCGTAGTGTACACAGACATACACATACATTTACAATAAATaccaaatgtcaacaaattcgtatgcatTATAACTGCACCACATCATTGTATACCGGTATACATATAACATCCTGacgtaaccagtgattttcaatatactccccctctcgatatttcaataactgcatttctattttcctggaccaccactatttacgaacggcatacccctttaataaggacaaggcagatgaacacacGGTATAAGATAGTATGACTAAATTTACTCCCACTTCAGTCCACAGCACAGCAATTCAGTCTCGACACCAAATTTAACTAACACATTTAAACACCCATTTTTTCAGAACTTGCCCTCATAATACAGTCCTATTCATAACTGACATACCCTTTCCTTCGCGTCAGCTGTGCACATTCTACGCTTTGGTGTCGCATAAGCTGCGTACGGACTAGTTGCGTGAATACCACCATGAATGTTTCACGCAAATTACACCGAGACCCAATTAAGTGAAACTTGCCTGTAAATTGCACACTGCTATTAAACTATGCAagctacctgtacatgtatgaatggtTGTTACTAataaatggagaaaaaaaacgtTCTCAAATCTCCAGTGGATTTTTAAGCTGCTACCATCATAAAATAGGTAACTGTAACGATCACGGAGACTCTAAGAGATAAATTTCTATAACTCtatacagtcccaatcacaagtAATGTCCCTAAATTGGCGTAATGTACGTGTTTCTCAAATGCAACCCGTGGACAACcctgcacatacatgtaggtggcaGGAATGTTATGACCATGACCtacgtaggcctacatgtaacctTCACATAACCCTGACAGCAATATGTATGCAacttcagtagaacctctctattaaggatgccCTCAGGACTGTCCTCAAtataggtgtcctgattaaactAAGTAAGATCAAACTAAGTGGAAACAAtgaatttgggacaaaaactagtgtctctaatagagaggtgttcactGAGGGAGGTTACACTGTACACGGCACAGGATCACATGCATAGCTTACACTACACATAGCAtagggtatgtcaattgtgactgggactgtagtAAAGAGGAAAATCAATTCATATTTTACGATGAAATGTTTAGTTAAAATGCTTTTTGAGAATTTTCGAGTAATACAAATTCGTCTTCCTGTTTTTGTTCGCTTTTAGTGCTTTTCTTTTCCTCGAATTACGTCcaaatttttgaagaaatgatTATCTAAGACTTGGAGCTAGATCCCGTCAGCATCAGTATCATCATGAAGAGGTAAACAATATCCATGTAAAGCTGCAGCGCGCCGAAGATGTATTCCTCGGGACTCATGGTGACCTTTCGGTTTTTCCCTCCGACGATCATCTGCGTGTCGAAAACCAGGAACTG
This genomic window from Lineus longissimus chromosome 13, tnLinLong1.2, whole genome shotgun sequence contains:
- the LOC135497758 gene encoding uncharacterized protein LOC135497758, giving the protein MNSSEALTSQDALQGPSPSPCIGQHWTNWTVGLFDTCGPDGALQSIDSKVTSELSPFDVATIDSSELDLFAALPPGGDCTDLAELSSPTDSEGDFFNSSYMEIFTDLSDIMKMADTELTVEPVIQLDATVKEGATVQENTITTSTSKRGRKRKAAAATSATIVTGEDHRYSSKRSMPDYIQASTSVSDLIDIESPAEDEEETISPVDKKKTKYKERRRKNNIASQKSRQTRKKKNSALEQQAEDLEIENVAMRAKISEAEALTKELKELLVTQLAGGKK